Proteins encoded within one genomic window of Desertibacillus haloalkaliphilus:
- a CDS encoding CaiB/BaiF CoA transferase family protein, protein MSKPLHGIRVLDLSRLLPGPYCTMFFADFGAEVIKVEEPNVGDYSRWEEPKVETDSAIFSSLNRNKKSVCINLKSQEGKEMFLELVKTSDVLVESFRPGVMDRLGLGYDTLSELNPKLIYCAITGYGQTGPYAQLPGHDINYLSYAGLLGLQGESGQKPALSATQIADIGGGSLMAAIGILVAIVNREKNNGKGQFVDISMMDGVLSWLQTVLPNYLADHKRPERGKLTLSGGKACYQVYETADQRYIAVGALEHKFWKGFCEGLDRPDLIDDLEAPKDRQEQMKVEISGLMKKRSLDEWMTIFEDLDTCVTPVLHVDEIEGNPQVKEREMIKSFRVSSGNELKQLGIPIKLSDTPGDVYADAPKLGEHNREILEDLGFSVEQINNIGNL, encoded by the coding sequence ATGTCTAAACCATTGCATGGAATAAGGGTGCTCGATTTATCACGCTTGTTACCGGGGCCCTATTGCACAATGTTTTTTGCAGATTTTGGAGCGGAAGTTATTAAAGTGGAAGAGCCTAATGTAGGCGATTACTCTCGGTGGGAAGAGCCAAAAGTCGAAACCGATAGTGCAATTTTTTCGTCGTTAAACCGCAATAAAAAGAGTGTTTGTATCAACTTAAAGTCACAAGAAGGAAAAGAGATGTTTCTTGAGTTAGTGAAGACTTCAGATGTACTAGTCGAATCGTTTAGACCAGGTGTCATGGATCGTCTAGGCTTAGGTTATGATACGCTATCAGAACTCAATCCTAAACTCATTTATTGTGCGATAACGGGTTACGGACAAACTGGACCGTATGCTCAACTTCCAGGACATGATATTAATTATTTAAGCTATGCTGGACTTTTAGGGTTACAAGGGGAATCTGGTCAAAAGCCCGCTCTTTCAGCGACGCAAATCGCGGACATTGGTGGTGGGTCATTGATGGCGGCTATCGGTATACTCGTTGCTATAGTAAATAGAGAAAAAAATAATGGAAAGGGACAGTTTGTTGATATTTCAATGATGGATGGGGTATTATCCTGGTTACAAACGGTTTTGCCTAACTATTTGGCTGATCACAAACGACCTGAACGTGGAAAATTAACATTGTCAGGGGGGAAAGCTTGTTACCAAGTGTATGAAACGGCAGATCAACGCTATATTGCAGTTGGCGCCTTAGAACATAAATTTTGGAAGGGTTTTTGTGAAGGGTTAGATAGACCCGATTTAATCGATGATCTTGAGGCACCTAAAGATAGGCAGGAGCAAATGAAGGTAGAAATTAGTGGATTGATGAAAAAGAGGTCGTTAGATGAATGGATGACTATATTCGAAGATCTAGATACATGTGTGACACCGGTCTTACATGTTGATGAAATCGAAGGGAATCCTCAAGTGAAAGAAAGAGAAATGATCAAGTCGTTTCGTGTATCAAGCGGAAATGAACTTAAACAACTTGGCATCCCTATTAAACTGTCAGATACACCAGGAGATGTGTATGCTGATGCGCCAAAATTAGGAGAGCACAATCGAGAAATATTAGAGGATCTAGGTTTTTCGGTTGAACAAATTAATAACATAGGAAACCTGTAA